The following are encoded together in the Osmerus eperlanus chromosome 18, fOsmEpe2.1, whole genome shotgun sequence genome:
- the nudcd3 gene encoding nudC domain-containing protein 3: MPTMSSSMEMTELYDNALLGILQHVGNIQNFLQVYFGFLYRKTDFYRLLSTPNDRMGFPPGVAEKMVLKTFRLFERVAEQDRERELRELQEREEARAVPPAVQELEVTAIQPEEASEPKTEPAQTATDQLSAGPGPLSASTSKQDPSPQTQSNSPAQGSLALAACTDSAEAAATAGQDKFQANPESYNGAVRDNYSWSQDYTDVEVRVQVPAHVVKGRQVSVSLHTSSVRVCLREGAGERVLIEGELTHKINIENSLWSLEPGRCVVLSLSKCGEVWWSAVMKGEKEIDINQINRERSMATVDEEEHAVLDRLTFDYQQKLQGKPQSHEMKVHDMLKKGWEAEGSPFKGQQFDPSMFDIPPSAVQF; this comes from the exons ATGCCGACAATGTCGTCGTCTATGGAAATGACAGAGTTGTACGACAACGCTCTACTAGGGATATTGCAGCATGTTGGAAACATACAGAACTTTCTACAGGTTTACTTTGGCTTCCTTTACCGCAAGACGGACTTCTACCGCCTGTTGTCAACTCCCAACGATCGTATGGGGTTTCCTCCTGGAGTCGCAGAGAAAATGGTCCTAAAG ACATTCAGGCTGTTTGAGCGGGTagcagagcaggacagagagagggagctgagggagctgcaggagagggaggaggccagAGCGGTACCTCCTGCAGTTCAGGAGCTGGAGGTGACTGCCATACAGCCAGAGGAAGCTAGTGAACCAAAAACAGAACCTGCTCAAACAGCCACAGACCAATTGTCTGCAGGGCCAGGGCCTCTTTCTGCTTCAACCTCCAAGCAGGACCCGAGCCCCCAGACTCAGAGCAACAGTCCAGCACAGGGGAGCCTTGCATTGGCTGCCTGCACAGACTCAGCAGAAGCTGCAGCAACAGC TGGTCAGGACAAGTTTCAGGCCAACCCAGAGAGCTACAACGGGGCAGTGCGAGACAACTACAGCTGGTCTCAAGACTACACAGATGTTGAGGTCCGCGTTCAAGTCCCAGCACACGTCGTCAAGGGCAGACAG GTGTCCGTGAGTCTGCACACGAGTAGCGTGCGCGTGTGcttgagggagggggcaggagagagagtccTCATCGAAGGAGAACTCACTCACAAGATCAACATCGAAAACTCTCTGTGGAGCCTAGAGCCAGGACGCTGCGTGGTG ttgTCTCTCAGTAAatgtggggaggtgtggtggagtgccgtgatgaagggagagaaggagattgACATCAACCAGATAAACCGGGAGCGCTCCATGGCAAcggtggatgaggaggagcaTGCTGTACTGGATAGACTAACCTTTGACTACCAACAGAAGCTGCAGGGCAAACCACAAAGCCATGAGATG aAGGTGCATGACATGCTGAAGaaaggctgggaggctgagggaTCGCCCTTCAAAGGCCAGCAGTTTGACCCCTCCATGTTCGATATCCCACCGAGCGCggtgcagttctaa